One genomic segment of Methanothermobacter wolfeii includes these proteins:
- a CDS encoding ArnT family glycosyltransferase → MENSDSRAIYIVPSLIVFLAVLFVTLSYRWPFGWDIFYHIHISKVYITEGLTLFDPIYNAPAGNIINYPPIFHFTLILLSYILRTGLFETARFMQPFLAGLVVLSVSFVASKFYKNQMIGLAAGILLFSGAISARLVQALPENMALIFFPLSIYFYYKFFKEDKPITAVISGLLMGLIALIHPAATFCLGFTVTIITLGIMGSELYMERNLSVIGRVLFSYILFIISAGLIAALWWAPAIYFKNTGPGGVSTALQTSRRLSILKYPNALGYPAIILSAIGVITALKRFELEDRIILLWILAVLLLSKAYYFGINVITYRVLIYIMIPLSILAASGLISAFKSIQRKDKNLAWIFLALILILATFQGFSNLSSKNIADYGALTHHGRVVIAPPAESEVELAEWFNKQGDNGTISFSNYFTAGFVMAYTNRPVNPLLYEKGGMPTAEEISKNGTRYLVFDKRLKATGNFTFKVSEGFIFYNPSLINVSSLNHTYLERVYENRDFVVYLYMTEQ, encoded by the coding sequence ATGGAAAATTCAGATAGCAGGGCCATTTACATTGTTCCATCTCTGATAGTATTCCTAGCTGTTCTTTTTGTAACCCTCAGCTACCGTTGGCCATTTGGATGGGACATCTTTTATCATATACACATTTCAAAGGTTTACATTACAGAGGGCCTAACCCTCTTCGACCCTATTTATAATGCTCCTGCAGGGAATATAATAAATTATCCCCCAATCTTTCACTTCACCCTCATCCTTTTATCATACATTTTAAGAACAGGGCTCTTTGAAACTGCAAGATTCATGCAGCCTTTTCTGGCAGGACTTGTTGTCTTATCAGTTAGCTTTGTCGCCTCAAAATTCTACAAAAATCAGATGATAGGCCTTGCTGCGGGTATCCTTCTATTTTCCGGCGCAATTTCAGCAAGACTTGTTCAAGCATTGCCCGAGAACATGGCCCTCATATTCTTCCCCCTGAGTATTTACTTTTATTATAAATTTTTTAAAGAGGATAAACCCATCACAGCTGTTATATCCGGACTTTTAATGGGCTTAATCGCACTTATACATCCAGCTGCAACATTCTGTCTCGGATTCACAGTCACAATCATAACCCTCGGGATCATGGGCTCCGAGCTTTACATGGAAAGGAACCTTTCAGTGATAGGCAGGGTGCTCTTCAGCTACATCCTCTTCATCATATCAGCAGGTTTAATCGCTGCACTGTGGTGGGCGCCTGCCATTTATTTCAAGAATACAGGTCCCGGCGGTGTCAGCACAGCCCTGCAGACTTCAAGAAGACTCAGCATCCTGAAGTACCCCAATGCGCTGGGTTATCCCGCCATCATCTTATCTGCCATTGGGGTGATAACTGCCCTTAAAAGATTCGAGCTTGAAGACAGGATAATCCTATTATGGATCCTTGCAGTGCTCCTGCTATCAAAGGCCTACTATTTTGGAATCAACGTTATAACATACCGTGTTCTGATCTATATAATGATCCCTCTCAGTATTCTGGCCGCCAGTGGACTGATTTCAGCATTTAAAAGCATCCAGAGAAAGGATAAAAATCTGGCATGGATTTTTCTGGCACTGATACTCATACTGGCAACCTTCCAGGGTTTTAGCAACCTTTCCAGTAAGAACATTGCAGATTACGGTGCCCTGACACACCATGGGCGAGTTGTGATCGCGCCACCAGCTGAATCAGAGGTTGAACTTGCAGAATGGTTCAATAAACAAGGGGATAATGGGACCATCTCCTTTTCAAATTACTTCACAGCGGGTTTCGTGATGGCCTATACGAACAGACCGGTTAACCCCCTCCTCTATGAAAAAGGAGGAATGCCCACAGCCGAAGAAATCTCAAAAAACGGCACTCGATACCTTGTATTCGATAAAAGACTTAAAGCAACAGGTAATTTCACATTCAAAGTCTCTGAAGGATTCATTTTCTATAACCCGTCACTCATCAATGTATCCAGCCTCAACCACACCTACCTTGAAAGGGTCTACGAAAACAGGGACTTCGTTGTATACCTATACATGACAGAGCAGTAG
- a CDS encoding oligosaccharide repeat unit polymerase family protein: MLLYNIFLKILLSVEKIWLDSYFRKAYPSGKFLKFLEKSHVLKNHIFAPPLFILAFSIFMIMASTPVSWKLHLTILIGFIFFFLFSMIIPRFILKDMEYYLKFKSEDINSIGLTLFLVSIIFFIITITDVGGLPLLHPTLRYSLNPKLTIPAFLMIPATALISSHLLEKMKEGSIDRARVKFRIMVLALICAAFLTLLGYRTPVVALILIIAIMGYYTGLFDIWEILGSFLFAFLVIMGIGYFRSVEEYSVTSISAMNFLKMRAAFTLNVLDMLSHLSGPTGALHGDLIMSMIPGPGDGPRTLIGKLISWRTGVTITPTIFGQMLVDFGTAGVAAGMGILGLITGAGYRIMKKTGDTFYIMLYALIMAYLIISVETGILDQTVMGYFAAGGAIYLYNIVKINRH; the protein is encoded by the coding sequence ATGCTGCTTTACAACATATTTTTAAAAATCCTTTTGAGTGTTGAGAAAATATGGTTAGACAGTTACTTCAGGAAGGCTTATCCCAGCGGTAAATTCCTTAAATTTCTTGAGAAGAGCCATGTACTGAAGAATCATATTTTTGCCCCCCCACTGTTCATCCTGGCATTCTCTATATTTATGATAATGGCATCAACTCCAGTTTCATGGAAACTGCACCTAACCATACTAATAGGCTTCATCTTTTTTTTCCTGTTTTCCATGATAATACCAAGGTTCATCCTTAAGGACATGGAATATTATCTGAAATTCAAAAGTGAAGATATCAATTCCATCGGTCTAACACTATTTCTGGTCAGCATAATATTCTTCATTATAACAATCACGGATGTTGGCGGTTTACCCCTCCTCCATCCAACCCTCAGATACAGTCTTAACCCGAAACTTACAATTCCAGCATTCCTCATGATCCCTGCAACAGCATTGATATCATCCCATCTCCTTGAAAAAATGAAGGAAGGCAGCATAGATAGGGCAAGGGTGAAATTCAGAATAATGGTACTGGCTCTTATCTGCGCTGCTTTTTTAACCCTTCTTGGCTACAGGACCCCGGTGGTGGCATTGATTCTGATTATTGCCATCATGGGGTATTATACTGGACTATTTGATATATGGGAGATTCTGGGATCATTCCTCTTCGCATTCCTTGTAATTATGGGTATAGGTTACTTCAGGTCTGTGGAGGAATATTCAGTTACCAGCATCAGCGCCATGAACTTTCTTAAGATGCGAGCAGCCTTCACCCTCAACGTCCTCGACATGTTATCCCATCTCTCGGGACCAACCGGTGCTTTACATGGTGACCTGATCATGAGCATGATCCCGGGCCCTGGGGATGGACCAAGAACCTTGATAGGGAAGCTTATTTCCTGGAGAACTGGTGTGACAATCACTCCAACAATCTTTGGGCAGATGCTTGTGGATTTCGGCACAGCAGGTGTGGCTGCGGGAATGGGTATACTCGGGTTAATTACGGGAGCCGGTTACAGGATAATGAAAAAAACAGGGGACACATTTTACATCATGCTCTACGCCCTTATAATGGCCTATCTCATCATATCTGTTGAGACAGGTATTCTTGACCAGACAGTGATGGGTTATTTTGCGGCCGGAGGCGCTATATACCTTTACAACATTGTTAAAATAAACAGGCATTAA
- a CDS encoding zinc ribbon domain-containing protein, whose amino-acid sequence MVYCWNCGEKNRDDARYCFNCGRPLKDNAGGNGGEEKENPCPEVVLRGDDTENLDMLTPENFLRDMKTLEEYNRRILKAAEKFRRRKIRKKDFSRMLENLKDAISSELDALNDELVCISPAVMEVTVSCHGDDPVILEVKTGADKEKLQGYMGMVVNKMAQDAGRGNYEKLQGYMGMLEEIKREGKEMPETPAPGEDHEEEFKPPADASWIELCPVCRKSSLEPYTEKKLMGLLTENGYRCTECGAVFAGKDDRYSLQRVGDENNATWRTYAHQALTGEEWTRIAHGGMSDALQREHDIKRWLDDAAAGRVNFREPESPVILKKNERAVLVLEGVSFWEPRAVRRTIGTYGGPTVRVSKNVSLRLGGLQARSESQEELKEIDRGVLVLTNRRMIFAGSKRTINIDLRKILSIDAYRDGIASRRENKQKTEYFLNTDSSGISISVDGRTYDVPVTGPVLKTVIEGMIRSL is encoded by the coding sequence ATGGTTTACTGCTGGAACTGCGGAGAGAAGAACCGCGACGATGCAAGGTACTGCTTCAACTGCGGCAGGCCCCTGAAGGACAATGCTGGAGGAAATGGGGGTGAAGAGAAAGAGAACCCCTGCCCTGAAGTGGTTCTCAGGGGGGATGATACCGAGAACCTGGACATGCTGACCCCTGAAAACTTTCTGAGGGACATGAAGACCCTTGAGGAATACAACAGGAGAATCCTCAAAGCTGCAGAGAAGTTCAGAAGAAGAAAGATCAGGAAGAAGGACTTCAGCAGAATGCTTGAGAACCTTAAAGATGCCATAAGTTCGGAACTGGATGCCCTCAATGATGAACTTGTCTGCATCAGCCCGGCGGTCATGGAGGTCACGGTATCATGTCACGGGGATGACCCCGTCATCCTGGAAGTTAAAACCGGTGCAGATAAGGAGAAACTGCAGGGTTACATGGGGATGGTTGTGAATAAGATGGCTCAAGACGCGGGTCGCGGGAACTATGAGAAACTGCAGGGTTACATGGGGATGCTTGAGGAAATAAAAAGGGAGGGTAAGGAAATGCCTGAAACACCCGCCCCCGGCGAGGACCATGAAGAGGAATTCAAACCCCCTGCAGATGCATCATGGATAGAACTCTGCCCTGTCTGCAGGAAGTCGAGCCTTGAACCCTACACCGAGAAGAAGCTCATGGGCCTTTTAACAGAGAATGGTTACCGGTGCACTGAATGCGGCGCTGTATTCGCAGGTAAGGATGACAGGTATTCCCTTCAAAGGGTCGGGGATGAAAATAATGCTACATGGAGGACCTATGCCCACCAGGCCCTCACCGGGGAGGAATGGACCAGGATAGCCCACGGTGGAATGTCAGACGCCCTCCAGAGGGAACATGATATTAAGAGGTGGCTTGATGATGCAGCGGCCGGGAGGGTTAATTTCAGGGAACCCGAGTCCCCGGTGATCCTCAAGAAGAATGAGAGGGCTGTCCTTGTCCTTGAAGGGGTGAGCTTCTGGGAGCCAAGGGCTGTCCGCCGCACCATAGGAACCTACGGGGGACCGACCGTAAGGGTTTCAAAGAATGTTTCCCTGCGCCTGGGGGGATTGCAGGCCCGGAGCGAGTCCCAGGAGGAGCTCAAGGAGATCGACAGGGGGGTCCTGGTCCTGACGAACCGGAGGATGATATTCGCCGGATCCAAGCGTACCATAAATATTGACCTCAGGAAGATACTATCCATTGATGCCTACAGGGATGGTATAGCCTCAAGGCGGGAGAACAAGCAGAAGACAGAGTACTTCCTCAACACCGACAGTTCAGGGATCAGCATCAGCGTCGATGGAAGAACCTACGATGTCCCCGTGACGGGACCGGTGCTTAAGACGGTGATTGAGGGGATGATAAGAAGCCTCTGA
- a CDS encoding YkvA family protein: METKFKDFYDILVENLESFNGEYASFIDYGPQLFKLLSDLLGYEGLKSQLKLKISAAIAYYVVPMDVIPETVYGAYGYIDDIFITTYVIRLLADVYGYKFLENYWEGEDDLENVVELCYERSKDVLREKTTDVLNYVGLI, encoded by the coding sequence ATGGAGACAAAATTCAAGGATTTTTATGATATACTAGTTGAAAATCTTGAGTCATTCAATGGTGAGTACGCATCCTTCATAGATTATGGACCTCAACTCTTTAAACTTCTGTCGGATTTACTGGGGTATGAGGGTCTTAAAAGCCAGTTAAAACTTAAAATCAGTGCAGCCATAGCATATTATGTCGTGCCAATGGATGTTATCCCTGAAACCGTTTATGGTGCCTACGGCTACATTGATGATATCTTCATAACAACCTATGTGATTCGCCTCCTGGCAGATGTATACGGTTATAAGTTCTTGGAGAACTACTGGGAAGGCGAGGATGATCTTGAAAATGTGGTTGAACTCTGCTATGAAAGATCAAAGGACGTACTCCGGGAAAAGACAACGGATGTACTTAACTATGTTGGCCTCATATAG